CTTCGCCCTGCAGCCGGTCGAAGTTGCCGCAGCTGGCCTGATCAAACTGATCCGTGAATTCCGTCCGCACGTCATTACGACCTACGACGAGAATGGTGGCTACCCACACCCGGATCATATCCACAGCCACAAGGTGGCGACCTTCGCTTTTGAGCACGCTGACAACCCACAGATGTACCCCGAACTGGGACAGCCATGGTCGGTGGGCAAGCTGTACTATGACCGAGCTTTTGCCCCTGATCGCTTCCGCGCCCTGCACTACGCCATGATTGAAGCTGGCTACGATTCACCGTATGCCGAGCGCGTAGCGCAGTGGGAAGCCGATGAAGATAACCAGATGTTCAAGTGGGTTTCGCCACATACCACCACCACCCAGATTCACTGCGCGGACTTTTTTTCGCAGCGTGATCAGGCATTGCTGGCTCACCGAACCCAGATTGACCCGGAAGGTTTCTTCTTTGCCGTGCCCGAGCACGTCTACGCAGAACACTGGCCTTGGGAGGATTACACCTTGATCTCCTCCAAGGTAGCTACCGATCTGCCCGAGTCGGACCTCTTTGCCGGACTAAGATAGTTAAAAGCACTTCCTCGTTCTAGAAAAGAGTTGTCTGTACATCGTGAGTACGATCTTCGCGTCCTTGGCCGTA
The nucleotide sequence above comes from Glutamicibacter sp. B1. Encoded proteins:
- the mca gene encoding mycothiol conjugate amidase Mca; the encoded protein is MAIHAHPDDESSKGAATMAAYVDAGAEVMVVSCTGGERGDILNAAAGELAHAHRDLAGVRRTEMAEAAAVLGIKHRWLGYVDSGLPEGDPLPDLPFGAFALQPVEVAAAGLIKLIREFRPHVITTYDENGGYPHPDHIHSHKVATFAFEHADNPQMYPELGQPWSVGKLYYDRAFAPDRFRALHYAMIEAGYDSPYAERVAQWEADEDNQMFKWVSPHTTTTQIHCADFFSQRDQALLAHRTQIDPEGFFFAVPEHVYAEHWPWEDYTLISSKVATDLPESDLFAGLR